One genomic region from Planifilum fulgidum encodes:
- a CDS encoding endonuclease III domain-containing protein, protein MNRRPCGKSQSPSDSVHCAVDGSRNEGEAGGAKRRGEPSPKRSWGLLREELFRWRPELTADQWWEGENRFFRCLGSVLVQRTTWQNARRAIGRLRERGLTDPNAVLQASDEELAAAVRPAGFYRSKVPAIREVCRLFLRVRDGAENASDLRGRLLQIRGIGPETADTILLYVFDRPAFVGDAYAERIASRWFGEALTREKIREEVLREIQDPVQLQLLHAHLVELGKEFCRKRAPRCPECPLRVTCHLGSGGVGFLP, encoded by the coding sequence TTGAACCGGCGTCCCTGCGGGAAGAGCCAATCCCCTTCGGATTCGGTGCATTGTGCGGTCGATGGCTCCCGGAATGAGGGGGAGGCCGGCGGCGCAAAAAGACGGGGAGAGCCGTCGCCAAAGCGCAGCTGGGGCCTGCTTCGGGAGGAACTTTTCCGCTGGAGGCCGGAGCTGACGGCGGACCAATGGTGGGAAGGGGAAAATCGCTTTTTTCGGTGCCTGGGAAGCGTGTTGGTCCAGCGGACCACCTGGCAAAACGCCAGACGGGCGATCGGGAGATTGAGGGAGCGCGGCTTGACCGACCCGAATGCCGTCCTTCAGGCGTCGGATGAGGAATTGGCCGCGGCCGTCCGGCCGGCGGGTTTTTACCGGAGCAAAGTGCCGGCGATCCGGGAGGTGTGCCGCCTCTTCCTCCGGGTTCGGGACGGTGCGGAAAACGCCTCCGACCTCCGCGGCCGGCTGCTTCAAATCCGAGGGATCGGGCCGGAGACCGCGGACACGATCCTGCTTTACGTGTTTGACCGCCCGGCGTTTGTCGGGGATGCGTATGCGGAGCGAATCGCTTCCCGCTGGTTCGGAGAGGCCTTGACGAGAGAGAAGATCCGCGAAGAGGTGCTTCGGGAGATTCAGGATCCCGTTCAGCTCCAGTTGCTGCACGCGCACTTGGTGGAACTGGGAAAAGAGTTCTGCCGGAAGAGGGCCCCCCGATGCCCGGAATGCCCGCTTAGGGTCACCTGTCATTTGGGAAGCGGCGGGGTCGGATTCCTTCCTTGA
- a CDS encoding fumarylacetoacetate hydrolase family protein, with the protein MKIVRYEHRGTVGYGVWREGRIHPVEGELFGAFSETGESLPAGEVRLLAPLVPNKLIAIGLNYREHAREQGKPLPEEPLMFMVSPTAVVGPGEAIRLPNLEDRIDHEAELAVVIGKRGKNIPRERAEEYIFGYTCANDVSNRVLQTRDGQNTRAKSFDTFKPLGPAIETELDPSDLPVRCRVNGEIRQDGRTSDLIHPVPVLVEFISSVFPLEPGDVILTGTPSGVGPLTPGDEVEITIEGIGTLSNRVVAP; encoded by the coding sequence TTACGGCGTGTGGCGCGAGGGGAGGATCCATCCGGTGGAGGGGGAGCTGTTCGGCGCTTTTTCCGAAACGGGGGAGTCCCTGCCGGCGGGAGAGGTTCGCCTGCTCGCCCCTCTGGTTCCCAACAAGCTGATCGCCATCGGGCTCAACTACCGGGAACACGCCAGGGAGCAGGGAAAACCCCTGCCGGAGGAACCGTTGATGTTCATGGTGTCCCCCACCGCCGTCGTCGGCCCCGGCGAGGCGATCCGCCTGCCCAATCTGGAGGATCGAATCGATCATGAGGCGGAATTGGCGGTCGTGATCGGCAAGCGGGGAAAAAACATTCCGCGGGAAAGGGCCGAAGAGTACATCTTCGGCTACACCTGTGCCAACGATGTTTCCAACCGGGTTTTGCAGACCCGCGACGGCCAAAACACCCGAGCCAAGTCCTTCGATACCTTCAAGCCCCTGGGGCCGGCGATCGAGACGGAGCTCGACCCGTCGGATTTGCCGGTTCGCTGCCGGGTGAACGGGGAGATCCGGCAGGACGGCCGCACGTCGGATCTGATTCATCCCGTTCCCGTGCTGGTGGAGTTTATTTCCTCCGTCTTTCCCCTGGAACCCGGCGATGTGATCCTGACCGGAACGCCGAGCGGCGTGGGGCCTCTTACGCCGGGGGATGAAGTGGAAATCACCATTGAGGGCATCGGGACCCTTTCAAACCGGGTGGTCGCGCCTTGA